A part of Setaria viridis chromosome 8, Setaria_viridis_v4.0, whole genome shotgun sequence genomic DNA contains:
- the LOC117833848 gene encoding uncharacterized protein, with translation MAELAIGISKTAVQLLADKVKSAIKEEAKQWQILQQNLVFITGEFEMMQSFLNSADGDRVKNHVVRTWVRQVRDLSNDVEDCIEFVLHLDTKRSWWLRLLPSCSCSSTEGSELPLDLAVTQIEQLKIRVQDVSQRNLRYRFGDSCSDSLTQQQFVSASAIGAPGFDDIHIEAKDTAASCRGAVDLTKLVTEGSNDLRVISLWGTGDDLGTMSIIRNMYDDPTIYRNFRCRAWVKVIHPVNPPELIRSLVVQFYANSCEEQGSTVSIDSQPWLCRLNLKKKRDALSWTETSAGDLVEEFVRQVNTNRYLIILEDLSTVVQWDAIRPYLRDRKNGSCIVVSTRHHEIASLCTGKPYLLSELQRFSANQAIRVFFNAGFKDAEGGAGVTIVQEPLTAELWLSDNRLVGRDSEVDKLSSLIMIKDRPYTDKPHVVSVWGIPGSGRTAVVTNACYRCYAEPGFYWYRMIIMSQPYKYNLMGFCRCLLSGFSESLEVDDLIERCRELLHKYRCLVVIDEMQSKEFWDLIDAENLISSKSKSCIVVITTEESIAIHCAGAAGLVCSIRCLQPMAAFDLLQQEFRTQASQNDGNSSEQPFPSKRNSFEEFAYNYLFELDREDEASFNYFFGPDREDEHTFQNNEDHTFQNNGNALEEQAFQNQENTIEEQAFQNNGNSSGKQAFQNGNTFEEQELQSNNGSSSCTTGNTVKEQPFQNNGNSVRDQAFHNDRDLFEEQTLWNNGNLSLEHAFWSLFETKKQEEHAFENKGTTSEEQAFQNSENLFEGQAFKNSENLVEEETFQNSEDISDELPFENNRNLLQEVDQSENNKNRCVSLSPDDPNVKAILSRSGGFPQVIVALGRYLAKQNLSNAATREWQCQHLIGNFMQELQTNPDFYCLRSLLAWIHFYFRSSPSLMRCMLYLLVFPREQTFRRGRLVRRWIAEGYAKGTESDSLDEFAGELFDKLTSQSVMQQVTPTNMGTRYEVNGFFHEYMISRPVEEKILFPLEVSVLQEGYRRLTTQGVGQHLSIWSSWVGNRVVFDNLDLSRLRSLTVFGWWEAFLVSDKMKVLRVLDLEDAGDGVTNDDVEKIGKVLLRLKFLSLRGCKNITRVPDSLGGLRQLQTLDIRQTLVATLPVSITKLEKLQYLGAGTTSVPLGDHTSNPSPEATSATADPSLSTSGPCALTLKSLFHVPKSWILRYQQLPDSRNGGVVVPGRIGQMTALHTLGVIDVSVASGRATLKELKNLTQLRKLGVSGVNSENCQELCSAISCHANLESFSVWFDKGVNRAGCLDTISQHPVKLQSLKLYGLVDSNLPTWINLLTNLGKLNLQMTTIPQDEVEALGNLPKLRTLCLHFKEFQCGKLDFCTGFPALQLLQVACNSRSQAVTFHAGAMHELEVMNLPCHNVPSSLRFYGLEKLRKLKEISLSGSYDEAMKQQLRSQLAAHPREMKPFLKVEPRSS, from the exons ATGGCGGAACTTGCTATTGGGATCTCCAAGACGGCGGTTCAGTTGCTGGCCGACAAGGTAAAGTCTGCCATCAAGGAAGAGGCAAAGCAGTGGCAGATCTTGCAGCAAAATCTGGTGTTTATCACGGGCGAATTCGAGATGATGCAATCCTTCCTCAACTCCGCGGATGGCGATCGTGTCAAGAACCATGTGGTGAGGACCTGGGTGCGGCAAGTCCGCGACCTGTCCAACGATGTGGAGGACTGTATTGAGTTCGTCCTCCACCTGGACACAAAGCGGTCGTGGTGGCTCCGATTGCTGCCATCCTGCTCCTGCAGCAGCACGGAGGGATCAGAGCTGCCCCTTGATTTAGCAGTTACCCAAATAGAACAGCTCAAGATCCGCGTACAGGACGTGAGCCAGAGGAACCTGCGCTACAGGTTCGGTGACTCTTGCTCCGATTCCCTCACGCAGCAACAGTTCGTTTCCGCCTCCGCCATTGGCGCACCAGGATTTGACGACATACATATTGAAGCAAAGGACACCGCAGCAAGTTGTAGAGGAGCAGTTGACCTCACCAAGTTGGTCACCGAGGGAAGCAATGATCTTCGAGTGATCTCGTTGTGGGGAACAGGAGATGATCTTGGGACAATGTCCATCATCAGGAACATGTATGATGATCCAACAATATATCGCAACTTCAGATGCCGTGCCTGGGTGAAGGTGATCCATCCTGTCAATCCCCCTGAGCTCATCAGGAGCTTGGTGGTTCAGTTCTACGCAAACTCTTGCGAAGAACAAGGATCGACTGTGAGCATAGATTCCCAGCCTTGGCTTTGTCGTCTAAACCTAAAGAAAAAGAGGGATGCCCTGTCATGGACGGAAACGTCCGCTGGAGACCTTGTCGAAGAGTTTGTGAGGCAGGTCAACACAAATCGGTACCTCATCATACTGGAAGACCTATCCACCGTGGTGCAGTGGGACGCCATCAGGCCCTACCTGCGTGACAGGAAGAACGGCAGCTGTATCGTCGTGTCAACGCGTCATCATGAAATCGCAAGCCTATGCACGGGGAAGCCATACCTGCTTTCAGAGCTCCAGCGGTTCTCAGCGAATCAGGCTATCCGCGTCTTCTTCAACGCG gGCTTTAAAGATGCTGAAGGAGGCGCCGGGGTGACAATTGTCCAAGAACCGCTAACTGCCGAGCTTTGGTTGAGCGACAATCGCCTCGTTGGGCGCGATTCGGAAGTCGATAAACTTTCCAGTTTGATAATGATAAAGGATAGACCCTACACCGACAAACCTCATGTGGTCTCCGTGTGGGGAATTCCTGGTTCTGGGAGAACAGCAGTCGTTACCAATGCCTGCTATCGCTGCTATGCTGAGCCGGGCTTTTACTGGTACAGGATGATCATTATGTCACAGCCCTACAAGTACAATCTCATGGGCTTTTGCCGGTGTTTACTATCAGGTTTTTCAGAATCATTGGAAGTCGACGATCTGATTGAACGATGCCGGGAGCTTCTGCATAAGTATCGGTGCCTTGTTGTTATTGACGAGATGCAGTCCAAGGAATTTTGGGACTTGATAGATGCTGAGAACTTGATATCTTCGAAAAGTAAAAGCTGCATCGTTGTCATCACTACAGAAGAAAGCATCGCCATACACTGCGCAGGTGCAGCCGGTCTAGTGTGCAGCATCAGATGTCTCCAACCTATGGCAGCCTTCGATCTCCTTCAACAG GAATTTAGGACACAAGCATCTCAAAATGATGGAAACTCGTCTGAACAACCATTTCCGAGTAAAAGAAACTCATTTGAAGAATTCGCATACAATTATTTGTTTGAACTGGACAGAGAGGATGAAGCATcattcaattatttttttggaCCGGACAGAGAGGATGAACACACATTTCAGAATAATGAAGATCATACATTTCAGAATAATGGAAACGCATTGGAAGAACAGGCGTTTCAGAATCAAGAAAACACAATTGAAGAACAGGCGTTTCAGAATAATGGAAACTCGTCTGGAAAACAGGCATTTCAGAATGGAAATACCTTTGAAGAACAGGAATTACAGAGTAATAATGGAAGCAGCTCATGCACTACTGGAAACACGGTCAAAGAACAGCCATTTCAGAATAATGGAAACTCGGTCAGAGATCAGGCATTTCATAATGATAGAGACTTGTTCGAAGAACAGACATTGTGGAATAATGGAAACTTATCACTTGAACATGCATTTTGGTCTTTGTTCGAAaccaaaaaacaagaagaacATGCATTTGAGAATAAAGGAACCACGTCTGAAGAACAGGCATTTCAGAATAGTGAAAACTTGTTTGAAGGGCAGGCATTTAAGAATAGTGAAAACTTAGTTGAAGAAGAGACATTTCAGAATAGCGAAGACATATCTGATGAACTACCATTTGAAAATAACAGGAACTTGTTACAGGAAGTTGATCAATCTGAGAATAATAAAAACAGGTGTGTCAGTCTGTCTCCGGATGACCCAAATGTAAAAGCCATCTTGTCCAGGAGTGGAGGATTTCCCCAAGTAATAGTTGCTTTAGGCAGATACTTGGCGAAGCAAAATCTTTCTAATGCAGCGACAAGGGAATGGCAGTGTCAGCATCTGATAGGCAACTTTATGCAAGAGTTACAGACCAATCCAGATTTCTACTGCCTACGGAGCCTACTCGCCTGGATCCATTTCTACTTTAGGTCTTCTCCATCACTCATGCGATGCATGTTGTATCTTTTAGTTTTTCCTCGAGAGCAAACCTTTCGGCGGGGGCGCTTGGTGAGGCGATGGATCGCGGAGGGCTACGCCAAGGGCACTGAAAGCGATAGCTTGGACGAGTTCGCGGGTGAATTATTCGACAAGCTTACCTCCCAGAGTGTGATGCAGCAGGTAACACCTACAAATATGGGGACAAGGTACGAGGTCAATGGTTTCTTCCATGAGTACATGATCTCGCGTCCAGTGGAAGAGAAAATCCTCTTCCCATTGGAAGTCTCAGTACTGCAGGAGGGGTATCGCAGACTAACTACCCAAGGCGTAGGACAACACCTATCAATTTGGAGCTCGTGGGTGGGGAATAGAGTTGTGTTCGACAACCTGGACTTGTCGCGGCTACGGTCCTTGACGGTGTTTGGCTGGTGGGAAGCATTCCTCGTGTCCGACAAGATGAAAGTGCTTCGGGTGCTGGATCTGGAAGATGCAGGCGACGGCGTAACTAATGATGATGTTGAGAAAATTGGGAAGGTGCTACTTCGCCTCAAGTTTCTCTCCCTAAGAGGATGCAAAAACATCACTCGTGTGCCAGATTCCTTGGGTGGCCTGAGGCAGCTCCAGACTCTGGATATCAGGCAGACCTTGGTTGCCACGCTTCCAGTAAGCATCACCAAGCTCGAGAAACTGCAGTATCTTGGTGCCGGTACCACGTCTGTACCACTGGGTGATCACACCAGCAATCCGTCACCAGAAGCAACATCAGCAACAGCTGATCCATCATTATCCACGAGCGGGCCATGTGCTCTTACCCTGAAGTCCCTATTCCATGTGCCGAAATCGTGGATCCTCCGTTACCAGCAGCTTCCTGACTCTCGTAATGGTGGAGTTGTGGTGCCTGGAAGGATTGGGCAAATGACGGCCTTACATACTCTGGGTGTGATCGACGTCAGCGTTGCAAGCGGGCGGGCGACTCTGAAAGAGCTCAAGAACCTTACCCAATTGCGCAAGCTTGGAGTGTCTGGCGTGAACAGCGAGAACTGTCAGGAGCTGTGTTCTGCAATCTCTTGTCACGCCAATTTGGAATCCTTTTCAGTGTGGTTTGACAAGGGCGTGAATCGAGCTGGCTGTTTGGATACCATCTCCCAACATCCTGTGAAATTACAGAGCCTGAAGCTGTACGGGCTTGTAGATTCCAATTTGCCAACATGGATCAATCTGCTGACGAATCTTGGCAAACTGAATTTACAGATGACCACGATACCGCAAGATGAGGTTGAGGCGCTTGGGAATCTGCCAAAGCTAAGAACTCTATGCCTTCATTTCAAGGAATTTCAATGTGGTAAGCTTGACTTCTGCACAGGTTTCCCTGCACTCCAGCTCCTCCAGGTTGCGTGCAATTCCAGGTCACAGGCCGTTACCTTCCACGCCGGGGCAATGCACGAACTTGAGGTCATGAATCTCCCCTGCCATAACGTGCCATCGTCCTTGCGGTTTTATGGCCTAGAGAAACTGCGCAAGCTCAAGGAAATCTCGCTTAGCGGATCCTACGATGAGGCAATGAAGCAACAGTTGCGGAGCCAACTTGCTGCGCATCCAAGGGAAATGAAGCCATTTTTGAAGGTGGAACCTCGATCTTCCTGA